The following DNA comes from Streptomyces sp. NBC_00690.
GACTGCTGTCGGACCATCGGATGACCGGCGGCGATGTGCAGACCACGGACGGGGCAGGGATGGCGGCTGCCCGATTGCCGACCGAGCCCGCGGACGGCACGGTGAGCGCCGCGGGCGAGGCGGGCATGTCGGACGTGGCGGGCGGGATGGCAGTGCTGGACACAGCGAGTGGGTCTGGGGATGGGGGCGTGGACCTGGTGTTGGGGTACGCCCATCTCAGCCCGGCCGAGATCGCCCGGGGCGTGGGGTTTTTGGCACGGGCCGGCACACCCTGAGCAAGCGGAGATAACACCGCGCGCCGGGCCCTTGCCCGCTTCGATGTCGCTGATGGGCGATGGGTCGGCCGTCATGACGTGGGGCGCCCCATCGACGCACACCCGCCCTGTGGATAACGTCGGTTGGTGCCGTTGACCAGGGACTCTTCCGCCGTCGCAGCCTGTCAGATGCACCCCGGCACCGCTCGTGGCGGATCGAATGTCAGTGCCTGCGCCTACGGTCTTTTGCATGACGCGATCCATGCAGGCACTCGCCTACGCACGCCCGTCCACCCTTGAGTCATCGGCCGACGGACCCCTCCTCGGGCTGGAGACTTCGGGGGGCCTGACACCCGTCGGCGCACAAGCGCACCCCCACTTCTTCTCGGGCTTCTTGACCTCGCCCCACACCGCGGCGCGTGGTCTGTTGGCGGTCGCGGACGTGGCAGCCGCCCGCTATGTGGACCCCACGCCTCGCCCCCTGCTGGATCCCGTGGTGACCGGCAACGGCGATCGTTTGCGGTTTGAGTCCTTCTCGGGGTGTTGTGGGGTCTACGCCCGGCTGGACGTGTTGAGCGCGGGGTTGGACGGCAGGGAGACCGGGCGGGGCACCACCAACGTGGACGTCAACAATCCGTTGCGCGATGCCCTGTCCCGCATGACCGGTGACAGTCCGCTCCATCTGCGGGTGGGTCCGGAAGAGTTGGCCGTCACCACGCTCGACGGATCGGTGGTGGAGAAGAAGGTACCGCTGCCGGACCGTTGGCTGCGGGGGTTCGCCGAGGCCCAGGTGGCGACCGCGGGCTTCGATCTGCGAGCAGAGCTGTCCGCGACGGAGGCCGTGCGTTTTCTGCGCTCGCTGCCCACGTCGACGGGTCGGGCTTCCCTGGGCGCGAAGTGGGTGGTGCCGGCCGGCAAGACCCTGCGGCCGACCACGCGTCCGGTGGCCGGCGCGGTCTGTCTGCCGGGGCCGGAGCGGCTGACGGCGCTGCGCCGGGTCCTGCGCCACGCGATCGCCCTGCGCGTGTACGGGCCGGCGACGCCCGGCGGCTCGAACTCCCCCACCTCGACGGCATGGGAGGTGGTGCTGCCCGGTATGCGGCTGACGCTCACCCTTTCGCCCGACACCCGTAGGGGATTCTCCGGCGAGGGCGGGGTGCTCGAAGCCCTGGCCACCGAGGAGGCGGCCCAGGACGCCGAGTTGATCTCGGTGTTGCTCGCCTGGGAGCCGACCATCGATCCCGCGGATCTGGCGAGCCGCTCCGGTCTGTCGGTGGCCCGGGTACGAGCGGCCCTGGTGCGGCTGGGAACCGCCGGACGGGTGGGCTACGACGTGGCTGACGCGGCGTACTTCCACCGCGAACTCCCCTATGACGCGGACCGGGCCGAGCGGCACAACCCGCGTCTGGTGGCGGCCCGGAAGCTGGTGTCGTCCCGGGCCGTCGCCCTACATGCCGAAGGCGCGTCGGTGACCTCCGGCGAACGGGTGTACCAGGTGCGCGAGGAGGACGGACGGCTGCGGTGCACCTGCGCCTGGTGGTCCGACCACCTGGGCCAGAGAGGGCCGTGCAAACACGCCCTGGCCGTACGTATCACCCGACGCGAGGCCACCGTCTCCGCCACCGCCGATCACCCGGTGTCAGGAGCTGCCCGATGAACACACTCCTGGAAGCCGTGCGCGCGGGACACCCCACGAAGGTCCCGACGTTGCTGAAGCGCTTGGGTCCCGCCGAGCGGAAGACGATGCTGACCGAGCTCAAGACCCTGCGCAACGAGTTGCGCCAGGGCGATCCGAGCCGCTGGCCCAGTTGGCGGGAGCGCAACGACGTGGGGGCCGCCCTGTTGGTTGCGGGCGCAGGCTGCCACACCGGAGCGGCAGCCGCTGCCCTCTGGTTGGGGTCCAGGGATCTGCGCACCGGGTCCGGCACGCCCCGTGATGCGCTCGTCGAGGTGCTCAAGGAGCGGGACGCCGACTGGCTCGGGGACGTTGCCCACCGGCTGGCCGCACGTGCCTCCACCGCCGAAGAGGACTACTGGCTGATCCGCCGCCTGGTGGATCTAGCCGGCTGCCCGGTGCCTGTCACCGACGGCTATGTGTACGGCTGGATCAACGAGTTGAGCCGTATGCGATCCGGCACGCTCCATCGACTGCGTCAACGGCTCACCGAGGACCCGCAGACGCCGATCCTGGTGCCTCGGCTCTTCGAAACCCCGCAACTGCCCGGCCCACTCGCCTGGTACGCGGACCCTGATACGCCCGCCCACTGGCCCTCGGTGCTCGTCGGCCTCACCGAGGACGGGGTGGTGGAACGCGCGGTGGTGGTGGACGCCTGTGTCGCCCGACTCCTGCGCGGCGGCAAACCGGGTGACCTGCGCTTCTTCCTGGCCCTGCTGCGGCGGCTGGAGCTGACCGGACACGAGGAAGCGGCCCGTGTTCCCGACTGGCTGGGCATGGCCGCCGACGGCCCGACCTCCGTCGCGACGGTTGCTCAGGGCGTGCTCGCCCGGCTCGCCGAGAGCGGGGCACTGTCGACGTCGGCCCTCGCCGAAATGTCTGGCGCCGTTCTCTTTCGCACCGAGAAGAAGTTGGTCACGGCTCAACTGTCGCTGCTGGGGAAGGTGTTGCGGTCGCACACCCAGCTCAGGAAGAAGCCCGGCACCAAGAGCGCAACGCCCACAACAGACGCGACCGGCGCGACCGACGCAACGAACGCAGTGAACAGAGAGCGTGCGGAGAGTTCGGCGGCTGTTCGTGAACTCCTGCCGGTGGTCGCCGAAGCCTTCGGCCATGACGACGTCATCATCCAGGGGCGGGCGCTGAAAGTGGTGTCACGTCATCTGCTGCCGGCGGACGACGACCTTCGGAAGGAACTGGCCGCGTCGGCATCGCTCCTGAGCCCGGTCCACCATGCGGCGGCGGCAGATCTGTTCGGCGCGGTGACGGTGGCGACGGACCCGAGCACCCATGAGGAGCTCCTGCCCGCCGTACCCGAGCCGATCAGGCTCGCTCCCCCGGCCACATCGGTCGCCGAACTCGTGGCGGAGCTCTCGGTGGTACGAGGAGGCACCACGGACCCCTCTGCGTTCGAACGGGCGCTGGACGGTCTGGTCCGCCTCGCGCACCGCGAGCCGGAGGCACTGGTCACCGAACTGCGCAGCGCCATGGCGAACCGCTGGTGGTTGCAGTCGCACCTCTCCCGGTTCGCCGATCTCGACGCCCACTTCGAGCGGGGCGTCCACGCGGTGGACGTGGTCGCCGCCGCCTTGCTGGGACGGATCTCCGACCGGGCGATCCGCCAGGTCCAGAACAAGGCACCCACCCAGTCCGGGTGCCCGCACAGCGGTATGGCGGCGATCACCAGGGCACGGCTCTGGGAGGCGGCCCAGCTGGTCAGGAATCGATCCGTGCCGTTCCTCCTGTCGACGCCGACATGGGAGAACGGAGTCCTCGACCCCGCCGTTCTGGTGGAGCGCCTGAGGGAGTACGGCCGGCTCGGTGTCGAGCCTGCACCGGCGGACTTCGCCCAGGCGCTGCTGCGGGTCGCCTCGGACGACGGCGAGTGGGACCCGGGTGTGGCGGCCGAGGCCGCAGCAGGACTGGGCACGGAAGAGGGCGACCGGCTCGCGCTCTGGCTCATGGGCGGCGGTCCCTTTCTGGCTGCCCTGCACCCGGGGCAGGAGGAGGATCGGGAGCCGGCCGAATCGGACTCCGAGGACAGTCTTCTGCGGCATCCGGCACGGGCGACGCGGCGGCTGCTGGACCGGGCGCGGGCCCGGCGGGCGATCCAGCGGGAGTTCCCCGCCGGATTCCACTGGCTGAGCCGACAGGTCGATCCCCGGCACCGCCACGACTACAGGTGCCTCATGTACTACGGCAATTGGCAGAGCGTGGTGCCGCACTGGCCCACCGTCGTACCGCACCACCGCGAAGCACTGGCAAGCTGGCTGTTGCCGGGGCTGCTGGAGACCATGGTGGCCGACATCCATGACAGCGATCTGCGTGGTGGCGCCTGGTGCCTGCCACGGCTGGCCGAGGGCGCGGCCCCGAGCGGGCCCGCCGGGCAGGCGATGCACCGGGCGATCGCGGCGGGCCTTGGGGTGCGGGTCGCCGACGACCGACTGGCCGCGGTGGATGCATTGTTGGTGACCGCGGCCCGTGGCCAGTTGGACCCTGCTCTCCTGGGGCGTGAGCTGGGCGAGTTGGTTGCCCACGGCCATGTGAAGCCCACCCGCATCACCGACGCCCTGGCCACGGCCGCAGCCACGGGTGCGCATCGCACGGTCTGGTCGGTGCTCGCCGGCGCACTGCCCGAGCTGCTTGGTTCACCGAAGGCGGCACGGGCCGTGGGGGGCCTCCTCGCGGTCGCCGCGGACTGCGTGGAGCAGTGCGGTCCGCGCCTCATAACCGTGAGGGTGGGGGTCGCCCAGGAGCCGGCCATCGGGCCGATGGAGGCCGACCGCGGTGTCGAGGGACCGACGGGCCTCGACCCCCTGGACATGTCGGGTGCCAATTCGCCATCCCGGTCCGGAGCGGCACAGGCGACGCTGGTGCGGCCGACACACACTGCGCAGGCGGAGGGCGGGATACCGGGGCTGGCCGAGCTGGCGCGCCGCGGAGGTTCGTCCCAAGCGGTCACCCAGGCGGCGCGGCTGCTGGCGGCGCTGCGGTAGGGACACCCCCACGGTAGGACGCCACCGCCCGTGCCCATGGTGGTGTGAAGGCCGTGCGCAAGCCGGTCAGGCCCCTCGCGACAGGGCGGTAGGGCAGCACGGCAGACGGTAGGGCGCCCGGCGTACGGTGGCGCCGCCCTGGGCCCATGCCACAGGGTCAGCAGCGGACTCGATCAAGCCCTCTCGCACCACTCTTTACCCATCGGTCACACAGCGTTCGTGGCTGGGCAATACGGCTCGGAGAGGGTGGATGCATGACCGAGACGATGTCCGCGCAACGCACCCGCCGTCCGCGCCAGTGGCGGCGGAGTCTCTTCGGTCCATCTGCCGCCTTCGCTGCGGTGACGGCGGTACTCCTGCTGACCGTCAACGGCGCGATGACCCGTCACGCCACAACAGACCCCGGCGCCATGGGTGGCGCCGACGCCGGCCGTACCGCGGGGATCCACGGTGGCGACCTGACCACCCGCGGCACCTCGGGGGCGCTGGGTTCGGCACCGGCTTTCCCGGAGCCCTCGACGACCGCGGCGGTGACGATCGCCGTGGTCAGTACCGGTGTGCTTCTGCTCTGGTGGCTCGGCTGGTCCCGCCGTCGGTCCATTGGCCGCGGTGCGTCCCCGACCACCACACCGATCATCGTCACGCGCTCCGGCTCCACCCCCAGTACGAGCGGACCGACCGCGCCCCCCGGTACACCGCCGGCAGGTCCGGCCCCGTCGAAGGGCGCTACAGCCGACGACACGACCTTGGATCGCACCGAAGAGGGATCTCGCCCCGGCCAGAGCGGTACCCGCCGCGAAGAGCCCTCCGCACGGAAACCCGTACGGACGGACGGGCAGGCGGACCTGCGGGCAGATGCGCGGGAGAACCCATCGGCGGATGTGCGGAAGAGCGCGCGGACGGCGGGGAGCGCCCGTTGCGTCCAGGACATCGACACCGGAATGCGTCTCGCCCCGTCAACCTCGGATGTACCCGACCTTGCCTCTCCAGCGGCCGGCACGGTACCGGAGCAACCGGAGACGACGCTCTGGCGGATGCGTACCACCGTGCAGGACACACCCGGCTCACTCGCCGCCCTCTGCACCGCCCTGGCGGGGTTGCGCGTCGATATCCTCACCCTCCAGACACACCCCCTCACCGATGGGACGGTGGACGAGTTCCTGCTCCGCGCCCCGGTCGCCCTGGAGGCACAACATCTGACCCGGGAGATCGCCCGCGCGGGCGGTCGTGACATCTGGACCGAGCGCGCCGACGCGCATGACGTGGTCGACACGCCCACCCGGGTCCTCGCGCTCGCCGCCCGTACCGCCGTGGACTCCGCGGCGCTCCCCCTGTCCCTGCGACGGCTGCTGGGCCGGTGCACGATCAGGTCCCGGCCCGCGGTCTCCGCGTCAGGCCACCGCGCCCGTGACCTCCCGCCCGTCGAGGGCGTCCTGGACGGCACGGTGATGCGGTTGAGAGACGGCGAAGGCGGCGCGATCACGGTGGAACGCCCATATCTGGCCTTCACCCCGACCGAGTTCGCCCGGGCACGGGCCCTCGTGGAGTTGGACGCCGTGCTCGGATTGCGCATTCCCCGGGGCCAGGACGTCTGGACGCTCGCCGAGGGCGAGGAGATCGTCGTGGGCCGAGCCGGTCTCTCGGACGTGTCCGAGGCGACGGCACTGCACGAGCGGTGCTCCGACCGGGCCCTACGGCAGCGCTACCACGGCCCGGTCGGCGATGCCCACCGCTATCTCAACCATCTGCTCGATCCGCGTTTCGGACAGACTCTCGCCGCCAGAACGCCTTCGGGACGCATGGTCGCCCTGGGGCACCTCCTGTGGGACGGGGACGAGACCGAGGTGGCGCTGCTCGTCGAGGACGACTGGCAGCGCCGGGGCATCGGCGCCGAACTGCTGCGTCGACTCCTCGCACTGGCCCGGGAGACCCGCTGCCGGAGCGTGTACGCGGTGACCCGGTCGTCGAACACCGGGATGGTCTCCGCCATGCGGGGCCTCGGATTGCCGCTCGACTACCAGTTGGAGGAAGGCACCCTGGTGATCACCGCGCGCCTTGAGGTGACGTCAACAGCGTCCCGTTCATCGGCCGCTCTTCCCGGCGCGCCGGCTGGGCACCGAGGGCCTGGCTGAGGTCGCTCCAGAGGTCGTCGACGTCCTCAAGTCCCACCGACAGCCGTAGCAGTCGGTCGCTGACGCCCGCCGAGTGGCGATCGGTCTCGGCGACGATGCGATGGCTGATGGAGGCAGGATGCTGGATCAAGGTGTCCACGCTGCCGAGGCTGACCGCCGGTGTGATCAGCCGGACGGCTGCGATGACGTCCCTGGGGTCACCGTGGACCTCGAAGGAGACCATGCCACCGCCGAGTCGTGGATAGTGGACCGCGGTCACTCGCGGATCGCAGCCGAGCCGTCGGGCGAGTTCGGCGGCCGAGGCGGAAGCCGCTGCCACACGTATAGGCAAGGTGGCCAGCCCCCGCAGCAGCAGATAGCCCGCCATCGGGTGCAGAACGCCCCCGGTCGCGAACCGCACCTGCCTCAGTCGGCCCGCGAACTCCTCGTCGCACGCCACCACCCCGCCCAGCACATCGCCGTGTCCGCCGAGGTACTTGGTCGCACTGTGCAGGACGATCTGGGCGCCGAACTCCAGGGGCCGTTGGAGTACGGGGGTGGCAAAGGTGTTGTCGACGAGCAGGGGGACCGCACCACAGGCGTGCCGGACCGCCGCGAGATCGACTTCCGCGAGCGTGGGATTGGCCGGGGTCTCCACCATCACCAGACCGGTGTCGGGTCGGATCGCCGCCGCGATGCCAGCCGGATCCGTCCAGGTGACCTCGGTGCCCAACAGGCCCGCGGCGAGGAGGTGGTCACTGCATCCATAGAGCGGGCGCACCGCCACCACGTGCCTGAGTCCCATACTGGCGCGCACCAGCAGTACCGCGGTGAGCGCCGCCATTCCGCTGGCGAACGCCACCGCGTCCTGGGCGCCTTCGAGCCGGGCGAGCGCAGTCTCGAACCGGGCCGTCGTCGGATTGTCGAGCCGTGCGTAGACGGGCGGACCCTCCAGCCGGGCACCGGTGGTGGCGAAGGCGTCGATCCGCTCTGCTTCCTGAGCCGCGTCGTAGGACGGGTAGGTCGTGGACAGATCCAGTGGAGGTGCGTGCAGGCCGAGCTGTGCGAGGTCCTCGCGTCCGGCATGGACTGCTTCGGTGGCCAGGGCCCGGGGTGTCGGGGCGGCGAAGGCTGAGTTCTCCATGACCGCAGGGTGAACACTTACCGGGAAGTTCGGGCATGATCCCGTGCTACGTTCGGCCAATGGCCGAATCTATCGCTCTTGATCCGGTGGATCTCCGCATACTTCGCCTCCTACAGAACGATGCACGGACCACCTATCGCGATCTCGCGGCGGACGTGGGCATCGCCGCATCCACGTGTCTCGACCGCGTGGCCAGGCTGCGCCGTTCGGGCGTGATCCTTGGCCATCGTCTGGCACTCGACCCGGCCCGGCTCGGCCGCGGGCTCCAAGCGCTGCTCTCCGTACAGGTGCGCCCGCACCGTCGCGAGTTGATCAGTACGTTCGTGGAACGCATCCGCGCGCTACCCGAGTCCAGGGCGCTGTTCCATCTGACCGGCCCGGATGACTATCTCGTTCATGTGGCCGTGGCGGACACCGCGGATCTCCAGCGGCTGGTGATCGACGAGTTCACCTCGCGCCCCGAGGTGGCACGGGTGGAGACCCGGTTGATCTTCCAGCAGTGGGAGTGCGGGCCGCTGCTACCGCCGGACCGCAGGGATCAGCCGGCCCAGACCCACTGAGCAGGGCCAGCAGTCCGTGCGAGGGGCGTGGCCCGCATAGGCAGATCCGCCCTTCACCCGCCATGACGGAGAGTAGCCATGGGGAGAGCGGCGGAGCGCTGAGAGCCGTACCCATAGCGGGCACCTCCACGGCCGCGCCCCTATCGCCGCCCCTCGAAGGACCGCCGGTCCAACACATGCCCTGGGCGACCGAGCGGACACCCAGATCGCGCCGGGACCGACCGCCACAGACCGTCGGGAACCGCCCGGATTCCCCAGCTCGTGGCAGCCGAATCCCAGCCGAATCGCGTCCAGATGAGCCCCCGGCGACCCCTTCGAGCGGGCGTCAGGTAAGCATGTCGACTGTGACCGCTGATCGACCTTTCGGCCCGTTACCCACGACCGCTGACCGACCGCTGGCCGGTCAGTAGCGAAGGAATGGCCGGTCAGCGACACTCCCGCGGCCAGACGATGGTGACGCGGACCCCCCACTCGTATGAGGATGTGTGCATGTCAGTAACCCCCAGCAGCCCGCTGCCCCGTCAGGTCGCCGACGCATACGTCGACGCCCTCATCGAACTGGACCCGACCGTCGGCACCTATCTGGGAGTCAAGGAGAGTTCGCCGTTCCTGCCCGACTACTCACCCGAGGGTCAGCAGGGATTCATCGAGCTCGCCCGACGGACCCTGGCCGAGCTTGACGACGCCGAGAAGCTGCCGGGTGCCCAAAGCGACGCCGAACGGCGCTGTGGTCGACTGCTGCGCGAGCGACTGACGGCCGACCTGGGTGTTCGCGAGTCCGATGAAGGACTGCGCACAGTGAGCAACCTC
Coding sequences within:
- a CDS encoding Lrp/AsnC family transcriptional regulator, producing the protein MAESIALDPVDLRILRLLQNDARTTYRDLAADVGIAASTCLDRVARLRRSGVILGHRLALDPARLGRGLQALLSVQVRPHRRELISTFVERIRALPESRALFHLTGPDDYLVHVAVADTADLQRLVIDEFTSRPEVARVETRLIFQQWECGPLLPPDRRDQPAQTH
- a CDS encoding GNAT family N-acetyltransferase, which gives rise to MRADARENPSADVRKSARTAGSARCVQDIDTGMRLAPSTSDVPDLASPAAGTVPEQPETTLWRMRTTVQDTPGSLAALCTALAGLRVDILTLQTHPLTDGTVDEFLLRAPVALEAQHLTREIARAGGRDIWTERADAHDVVDTPTRVLALAARTAVDSAALPLSLRRLLGRCTIRSRPAVSASGHRARDLPPVEGVLDGTVMRLRDGEGGAITVERPYLAFTPTEFARARALVELDAVLGLRIPRGQDVWTLAEGEEIVVGRAGLSDVSEATALHERCSDRALRQRYHGPVGDAHRYLNHLLDPRFGQTLAARTPSGRMVALGHLLWDGDETEVALLVEDDWQRRGIGAELLRRLLALARETRCRSVYAVTRSSNTGMVSAMRGLGLPLDYQLEEGTLVITARLEVTSTASRSSAALPGAPAGHRGPG
- a CDS encoding trans-sulfuration enzyme family protein produces the protein MENSAFAAPTPRALATEAVHAGREDLAQLGLHAPPLDLSTTYPSYDAAQEAERIDAFATTGARLEGPPVYARLDNPTTARFETALARLEGAQDAVAFASGMAALTAVLLVRASMGLRHVVAVRPLYGCSDHLLAAGLLGTEVTWTDPAGIAAAIRPDTGLVMVETPANPTLAEVDLAAVRHACGAVPLLVDNTFATPVLQRPLEFGAQIVLHSATKYLGGHGDVLGGVVACDEEFAGRLRQVRFATGGVLHPMAGYLLLRGLATLPIRVAAASASAAELARRLGCDPRVTAVHYPRLGGGMVSFEVHGDPRDVIAAVRLITPAVSLGSVDTLIQHPASISHRIVAETDRHSAGVSDRLLRLSVGLEDVDDLWSDLSQALGAQPARREERPMNGTLLTSPQGAR
- a CDS encoding SWIM zinc finger family protein, with translation MTRSMQALAYARPSTLESSADGPLLGLETSGGLTPVGAQAHPHFFSGFLTSPHTAARGLLAVADVAAARYVDPTPRPLLDPVVTGNGDRLRFESFSGCCGVYARLDVLSAGLDGRETGRGTTNVDVNNPLRDALSRMTGDSPLHLRVGPEELAVTTLDGSVVEKKVPLPDRWLRGFAEAQVATAGFDLRAELSATEAVRFLRSLPTSTGRASLGAKWVVPAGKTLRPTTRPVAGAVCLPGPERLTALRRVLRHAIALRVYGPATPGGSNSPTSTAWEVVLPGMRLTLTLSPDTRRGFSGEGGVLEALATEEAAQDAELISVLLAWEPTIDPADLASRSGLSVARVRAALVRLGTAGRVGYDVADAAYFHRELPYDADRAERHNPRLVAARKLVSSRAVALHAEGASVTSGERVYQVREEDGRLRCTCAWWSDHLGQRGPCKHALAVRITRREATVSATADHPVSGAAR
- a CDS encoding DUF7824 domain-containing protein, with protein sequence MNTLLEAVRAGHPTKVPTLLKRLGPAERKTMLTELKTLRNELRQGDPSRWPSWRERNDVGAALLVAGAGCHTGAAAAALWLGSRDLRTGSGTPRDALVEVLKERDADWLGDVAHRLAARASTAEEDYWLIRRLVDLAGCPVPVTDGYVYGWINELSRMRSGTLHRLRQRLTEDPQTPILVPRLFETPQLPGPLAWYADPDTPAHWPSVLVGLTEDGVVERAVVVDACVARLLRGGKPGDLRFFLALLRRLELTGHEEAARVPDWLGMAADGPTSVATVAQGVLARLAESGALSTSALAEMSGAVLFRTEKKLVTAQLSLLGKVLRSHTQLRKKPGTKSATPTTDATGATDATNAVNRERAESSAAVRELLPVVAEAFGHDDVIIQGRALKVVSRHLLPADDDLRKELAASASLLSPVHHAAAADLFGAVTVATDPSTHEELLPAVPEPIRLAPPATSVAELVAELSVVRGGTTDPSAFERALDGLVRLAHREPEALVTELRSAMANRWWLQSHLSRFADLDAHFERGVHAVDVVAAALLGRISDRAIRQVQNKAPTQSGCPHSGMAAITRARLWEAAQLVRNRSVPFLLSTPTWENGVLDPAVLVERLREYGRLGVEPAPADFAQALLRVASDDGEWDPGVAAEAAAGLGTEEGDRLALWLMGGGPFLAALHPGQEEDREPAESDSEDSLLRHPARATRRLLDRARARRAIQREFPAGFHWLSRQVDPRHRHDYRCLMYYGNWQSVVPHWPTVVPHHREALASWLLPGLLETMVADIHDSDLRGGAWCLPRLAEGAAPSGPAGQAMHRAIAAGLGVRVADDRLAAVDALLVTAARGQLDPALLGRELGELVAHGHVKPTRITDALATAAATGAHRTVWSVLAGALPELLGSPKAARAVGGLLAVAADCVEQCGPRLITVRVGVAQEPAIGPMEADRGVEGPTGLDPLDMSGANSPSRSGAAQATLVRPTHTAQAEGGIPGLAELARRGGSSQAVTQAARLLAALR